The following is a genomic window from Caproiciproducens sp. CPB-2.
CGGTGTAGGCCAGCGTTTCACCGCTGGCAAAGTTGACCTTGCCGATGACGTGCGGCTCCTGCCGCAGCTCCTGCTGGCGCTTATCAAAGCAGGTCAGGTACGCCTGATAGTCTCCGGGCTTGGGATTGCAGCGCAGGCAGTAGCGGTAGTTCTCGGTTTCCGCCACATAGCCGTACTGGCCGGAATTCTTGCTTAACTCCCCGCCGTTGTCGTAGCAGTAGTTGGACATGGAGGGCAGGTCCTTCAACACGGTTTTCCGGAATTCATCCACCACGCCATTCAGCTCCACTTTGAACTCCGGGGAGTTTAACGCCTCGTCGCCGCGCGGCCACCAGGTGTGCCAGAATTCTTTGCCGCCATGGCCAAAATCCATTCGGACATGGCCAATACAGCCCAGCTCTGCGTCCTTCTCCGGCGTCATGGCATAAAAAAGGCCCGCCTCTGATACAGAAGCGGGTCGAAGCTTGAATGTTTGATTGTCCGCCGGGTAAGGGATATCATGTTCCTCACAGAACGCCTGAAAGGTCAGGTGCTCGTCAAGGAAATCCAGACTGTTTCCCAGTCGCAGGAAGCCCTCGCCGGGGATGTTGATTTTTTCATGGGTCAGGACGGAGCCGGCGTGGTTAATCACCACATACGGCTCAATGGTGACCGGCTCGCCCGGTTCGTCGTCGCTGCCGCGCAGGTCGTAGCAGTACCAGCCGTCCGGGACGCTGTTAGTCTGAATGCGGGCGCTGGTAAACAGCGCAGGTTTACCGAACAGCTCAATGTGTTCGTATTCTTCTTTTCTGGCATTTACGCGCATAGACTTCATCTCCTTGTATGTTTTTTATAGCTATACAACATACCACAGTGTGGCGGCGATAGCTATTGTTTCTTGCGTGGGGAGGGCTCAGATGTTATACTGAACCCACAGACTTATCGGGATTTGATGAACAGAAAGTTGAATGTTATAGGTATAGTACCGACTACTTACTAAAATTGGAGATGATACCAATGAAACAATACCATGTTATTAGTGCCAAAAATTTCGGGTATGAAAGTGATCTGGGTGATGGAACATATGACTATTTTGTATTTCCAGCAGATGAATTTAGTCAAAGTGACATTATGGGCTTGTTTGTAAGTGTTACTAAATACACACAAAAAAATAACAACGAATATCCTTATACTGCACATGAATATCAGGGTTCACAATATTGCAGTGACCTATACGGAAAACAATATTATCAGATAATATATGACGGATTATTTGATGAAGACAATGTTCCGTATATCCCATAATGTATAGATTCCCGTTTTGCGAGCAGATCACCAAGGGAGGAAATACGCCTTGAATTCTGATCCAGAATCCATAAAACAAGCGCCGCTGACCAACGGGGACTTATATCGCCGTCAGATGGCCATGCTAAAGAGCTTTCTCGAACACGGAGCCATCTCGCTGGAGCAGTACCGCACCAGTGCCGATGGCTTAACTCGAAAAATGCATTTACAGCCGAAGAAATGATCCTTCGGCTGTTTCTTTGCCCGTATTACTCCATATTCATCTGCTGCCCCATATTCTCGGCAGGGTCGCCCTGCATCAGCTCGTCCAAACGGAGCGTGCCCTGATAGGCCACATAGCCCCGATCATTGAATTGTCCCTGCTCGTTTTCCATGCACTCCTTGCCGTATTTGGCGAAGTCGATGTAACCGGCGAGATTTTCATCGTACTCATAATGGCCGGAATCCATGATCATGTACTTGCCGTATTCCTCCGGCGTATGTACCTTGGGAACGTAGTCGA
Proteins encoded in this region:
- a CDS encoding LPD28 domain-containing protein, which produces MRVNARKEEYEHIELFGKPALFTSARIQTNSVPDGWYCYDLRGSDDEPGEPVTIEPYVVINHAGSVLTHEKINIPGEGFLRLGNSLDFLDEHLTFQAFCEEHDIPYPADNQTFKLRPASVSEAGLFYAMTPEKDAELGCIGHVRMDFGHGGKEFWHTWWPRGDEALNSPEFKVELNGVVDEFRKTVLKDLPSMSNYCYDNGGELSKNSGQYGYVAETENYRYCLRCNPKPGDYQAYLTCFDKRQQELRQEPHVIGKVNFASGETLAYTDPAIFLQVIRDELPYKPTSGFQYEVLTDDPAVRKGADDILYDLFGEENPRPLEDYGLTQRGRETLKNAENPNLPHSYRWFVVENFACEGETRHDTDSLTGAIDRFNGLACDSKRLCVTKNDVATVYLAIAQDGETHLDEGWRDNPRFAADSTVQEADARLQLSIAGLEPIGSEMTFGGM